The following coding sequences lie in one Chanos chanos chromosome 4, fChaCha1.1, whole genome shotgun sequence genomic window:
- the LOC115810140 gene encoding protein boule-like, which translates to MENETSIQTSAPSSSPTSPERDTLLHHAPRFGTVIPNRIFVGGIDNKTNENDLRRFFSQYGTVKEVKIVIDRAGVSKGYGFVTFETPEDAQKILQDADQLSFHDKKLNIGQAVRKKQVGVPCGTAVPNHNPALGFPGHCGTMYLTTPAGYPYTYHNGVAYFNQPDISPASAHWPSRTVSGSPIMLTHPSPQIYPQSTCPLYQTPTQCVSGPLTWNFPQVESPVPSSPVLYVQPPEMLYHPMELTPDSGCAQPALPLVETTIPEPYVDHVVQQAYHQTYVQNATGIPTVIMPQEGGKEQRFYPMRRGIPHSVHLKSRYSRSPHYAHMRKSYRPDISELSPSAVTQTLK; encoded by the exons ATGGAAAACGAGACAAGC atCCAGACAAGTGCTCCTTCCTCAAGCCCCACGTCCCCTGAACGAGATACTCTGTTGCATCATGCACCACGGTTTGGCACTGTTATACCGAACCGAATCTTTGTGGGAGGAATAGATAATAAG ACTAATGAGAATGATCTTAGACGTTTCTTCTCTCAGTATGGAACCGTGAAAGAAGTGAAGATTGTTATTGATCGTGCTGGTGTGTCAAAGGG GTATGGCTTTGTCACATTTGAAACTCCAGAAGATGCCCAGAAGATTCTTCAAGAT gctGACCAACTTTCTTTTCACGATAAGAAACTCAACATTGGTCAAGCTGTCCGCAAAAAGCAAGTGGGAGTTCCAT GTGGTACTGCAGTTCCTAACCACAACCCTGCTCTGGGCTTCCCAGGCCACTGTGGTACCATGTACCTCACCACCCCCGCAGGCTACCCATATACCTACCATAACGGTGTGGCCTACTTCAACCAGCCAGACATCAGCCCTGCCAGTGCACACTGGCCT TCACGCACAGTGTCTGGATCTCCCATTATGCTTACACATCCCAGCCCTCAGATCTACCCACAGTCAACTTGCCCCCTTTACCAG ACTCCCACCCAGTGTGTATCTGGACCCCTAACCTGGAATTTCCCGCAAgtagag TCTCCTGTCCCCTCTAGCCCTGTGTTATATGTGCAGCCACCAGAGATGCTGTACCACCCAATGGAGCTGACCCCAGACAGTGGATGTGCCCAACCAGCTCTGCCTTTAGTGGAGACTACCATTCCTGAG CCCTACGTGGATCACGTGGTGCAGCAGGCATATCATCAGACTTACGTCCAGAACGCTACAGGAATTCCTACAGTTATCATGCCTCAGGAGGGaggaaag GAACAGAGGTTTTACCCGATGAGACGAGGGATTCCTCACTCTGTTCACCTGAAATCCAGGTATAGTCGGAGCCCTCATTATGCTCACATGCGGAAGAGCTACCGCCCTGACATCTCAGAGCTCTCTCCCTCAGCTGTCACTCAAACTCTCAAGTAG
- the LOC115809045 gene encoding MOB-like protein phocein isoform X1, whose protein sequence is MVMAEGTAVLRRNRPGTKAKDFYSWPDESFEEMDSTLAVQQYIQQNIRSDCANIDKILEPPEGQDEGVWKYEHLRQFCLELNGLAVKLQGECHPETCTQMTATEQWIFLCAAHKTPKECPAIDYTRHTLDGAACLLNSNKYFPSRVSIKESSVAKLGSVCRRIYRIFSHAYFHHRQIFDKYENETFLCHRFTRFVMKYSLMSKDNLIVPILEEEVQNSGAGESEA, encoded by the exons GACTTTTACAGTTGGCCGGATGAGTCGTTTGAGGAGATGGACAGCACACTTGCTGTGCAACAG TACATTCAGCAGAACATCCGCTCAGACTGTGCCAACATTGACAAGATCCTTGAGCCTCCAGAGGGCCAAGACGAAGGGGTCTGGAAATATGAACACCTGAG ACAATTTTGTCTGGAACTGAATGGACTTGCTGTCAAATTACAG GGAGAATGCCACCCTGAAACATGCACCCAGATGACTGCAACAGAACAGTGGATCTTCCTCTGTGCTGCACACAAAACCCCCAAAGAG TGTCCAGCCATTGACTACACCAGACACACTCTGGATGGAGCCGCCTGTCTTCTCAATAGTAACAAGTATTTTCCAAGCCG AGTGAGTATTAAGGAGTCATCCGTAGCTAAACTTGGTTCAGTCTGCCGTCGTATCTACAGGATATTCTCCCACGCTTACTTTCATCATCGTCAGATATTTGACAAATATGAG AACGAGACGTTCCTGTGTCACCGGTTCACTCGTTTTGTGATGAAATACAGCCTGATGTCCAAGGACAATCTAATTGTGCCCATTCTGGAGGAGGAAGTGCAAAATTCAGGCGCAGGAGAGAGTGAAGCATGA
- the LOC115809045 gene encoding MOB-like protein phocein isoform X2, translated as MVMAEGTAVLRRNRPGTKAKYIQQNIRSDCANIDKILEPPEGQDEGVWKYEHLRQFCLELNGLAVKLQGECHPETCTQMTATEQWIFLCAAHKTPKECPAIDYTRHTLDGAACLLNSNKYFPSRVSIKESSVAKLGSVCRRIYRIFSHAYFHHRQIFDKYENETFLCHRFTRFVMKYSLMSKDNLIVPILEEEVQNSGAGESEA; from the exons TACATTCAGCAGAACATCCGCTCAGACTGTGCCAACATTGACAAGATCCTTGAGCCTCCAGAGGGCCAAGACGAAGGGGTCTGGAAATATGAACACCTGAG ACAATTTTGTCTGGAACTGAATGGACTTGCTGTCAAATTACAG GGAGAATGCCACCCTGAAACATGCACCCAGATGACTGCAACAGAACAGTGGATCTTCCTCTGTGCTGCACACAAAACCCCCAAAGAG TGTCCAGCCATTGACTACACCAGACACACTCTGGATGGAGCCGCCTGTCTTCTCAATAGTAACAAGTATTTTCCAAGCCG AGTGAGTATTAAGGAGTCATCCGTAGCTAAACTTGGTTCAGTCTGCCGTCGTATCTACAGGATATTCTCCCACGCTTACTTTCATCATCGTCAGATATTTGACAAATATGAG AACGAGACGTTCCTGTGTCACCGGTTCACTCGTTTTGTGATGAAATACAGCCTGATGTCCAAGGACAATCTAATTGTGCCCATTCTGGAGGAGGAAGTGCAAAATTCAGGCGCAGGAGAGAGTGAAGCATGA